tatatctgtACACATATTCCTTGTGAGGTggctaaatatatttatatataaatgttcATTGTTTTTTTAGCTTATCCCGTAACATTCGGACATAAGTTTGGTCTCTCAACTCATGCAGAGAATAAGAACAAGTTAGTTATTGTTGATTGCATTCAACAACTGACACGTTTTACACCGATTAGACACCAAAGACTTGCCCACATATATAAGTTAATCTATCACTCATTCACTGATCAACAAACCAAGAAAACAAAATTACTGATTAggccaaatttatatttttatcaaagatGGAACAAACGTATATCATGATCAAGCCTGATGGTGTTCAGAGAGGCCTGGTTAGTTTCTATTTAATGATGCATTTCTTTAATCCGTGTCTTTATTAATTATGTTTGCTTGTTGTTGATAGAGGATTATAAGATGGTCTTTCTATATAGATCAATTTTGCTTTACAATCTGTAATGTTAGTTTTAATGGCGAATGTTCCGTAGTTATGTATTGAtttttgagcttgtaaacacaATCTTGTTTAGTTCAAAATTTCAAGAGTTTATCTTATGTTATATTGTTATACCAGGTTGGCGAAATCATCGGCAGATTTGAGAGGAGGGGTTTCATTTTGAAAGGTACCTTTATAGCAATATTTACCACTCTGCAGCTGATAGCATAGCTAGTACTGATTTTTCGTATgttcaaataatttttgttaatatcCGATCTGATAGTTTCATGGTCATAACCCATTGCAAACTAATCACGTTAAACAATTTTAGTTTGTCTTCAAATATTATGAAAGTCATAATGCTTTTTAACATTCTAAAAGGAATAGAGATTTGTAATTGTGACTTGCCTGCTAGTCCCGCGCCTCTCCTCTTCTGGAATAAGCTATTTCCCAAAATTCTTGTAGATTAACTTTGATGTATACTCGGTTCCAGTGGGGGGTGGGGGTTATGCCTATCTAGTGGATGTAATTACTGGTATTCATCATGTATGATAGGTTAGAGAATGTCGAATTCACTCTTGTCAAAATTACAATCACTTTTTGCTCTGTTTTTCTTTTGTTATGCGCTATCAAGTCTTTAATTCTATCTAAGTTTAAGAGTGACAAATTAATAGTTTCAGCCAAGAAATATAGGAAATAAGATGGGATCTTTCGTTGTTCCAGTGTTCCTTTATAAAGTTAGGTTACCATGGAGGTCTCCAGTTGCATACAGACAACTCCAATGAAAATTATTGAGATGCCTTCAATATCTTAACTAATGGATATCTACCCCCTGGCTCCGCCACTGTATCCTGATTAGATTTTTCTAAGTTTGATGTCATAATTCTCAGGTACACAAAGGATGATATTGTGCAGCTACTCATGCTgaatatcattattatattttctatattgaCATGTGACGCTCATAGGCCATATGGCCCATATCTATGTTTTTCCTTCTGCTGAGTTGCATTTCTGTGTTCAAGCTGATTGTTTAAAGGGTTACTTTGCAATTGAACAACGAAAATTATGTAACAAAACCAGGTATGAAGCTCCTTACCGTGGATAAATCTTTAGCTGAGAAGCACTACGCGGATCTCTCTACAAAACCCTTCTTCCAGAAATTGGTCAACTACATTGTGTCTGGTCCTGTTGTTGCCATGGTTTGGGAGGGCAAGAATGTAGTCACAACAGGTCGAAAGCTTATTGGTGCAACAAATCCTTGCGAGTCTGCTCCTGGCACTATCCGTGGTGATTTTGCCATTGACATGGGCAGGTAGGACATCATTTCTTTTAGCTCCTATTTATATCACGCATCATGAAACATAATCAAGCATATTTGTATAAATCCGCAGGAACGTCATTCATGGCAGTGATGCTGTTGAGAGTGCAAAGAAAGAAATTGCCCTGTGGTTCCCAGAAGGCATTGCAGAATGGCAAAGCTGCATCCGCTCTTGGGTCTATGAGTAAAGTGGATCGTGTTAAGCCATCAGACCATCGCTTTAGTTCCCTTTTCCCTCCCTAGCAAAGATAAACATTTGAGTCCCTGAATCTTATAATTCCCCATGGAGGATCCTAGTAATAAATGGGATAGTACCTGAAAGGGTCTAATCTGTATTTTCTTGTGTGAAAGTTTTAACAGTGGTATAAACCATATTTTCCCTTGCTTTTTCAAGTTGGAGCACTCTAGCATGTAGATACTTCATATATTCATACGAGTCTGTGTATGTTAGACTCCGGAGATAAATCAAGTGCATTATCTCATACATATATCTGCAAGTTTGAAACAGCCTGCACACATgaacatataattaaattagagGGAATGCACTCAAACTCAAGACGAGTTATGATATCATTTTAATTGTCAATGTCGCCAACAAGATATAACATTGTTTAACATAAGCAGATTATTTAAAGTTATAATGATTATTTCCCTCCTCCTCTGGCATTTGTTCTTAGAAATCTTGACAACCAGAAATAATTATAGAGAATATAAGCttatattgatataaaaattttagaagAAGAATTATCATTAAAgtctactattttttttatttaatatttctgatttttactccttcaatctatccaaatatataatcaaaataaagattttaaaatataaaaaattgaataacactccaaaatataaacttgcaaatattaaaaataaaataattcgaTGTCCATTTTCATCCTTATATTTTACACCGAGCGGACAatttttcatattaaaaaaacacgacacgaaaacaAAACGAAAATTTTACATGCCGCAGACCCAAAACATAAATTGTGAAGGCAGTATCACAGATTACACAATTTACATTCCTGTAAGCAATGCAATCAGCATGTACACATATCTGCAACTCCCCTCTAAACCCCTTAAGGCCCCACTTTCTAGGGTTCCTCCCTCCCCAATTCTCACCGCCCCACCTCAATTTCACTCCAATTAACCACTCACTCCGATGCATTTCGTGCGCCAATCGGACCCCTAAGGGCACTGACAGATTGAACGCCAGGGGCAAGGATAACGTCTGGAGTGTCGATATCGATACGGACAAGGGGAGAGATGGGAGGATTAGGAAGAAGAAGAGGGAGAGGAGAGTGAGGAAAGTGGCCAAGAAGAGTGGGGGGAGTGGGAAGGTTATGGTGTCTGGCTCGGTTTTGATGGAGGTTGAGACTGTTTTGCAGACTCAGGTTGTGTTTCGTGTTTCGGTTTGTTGTGTTAATTGTTTGTTTCGTGTTTTGTGATTGTCTTTTGATGCGGGGACTTATTTGGCTTTATGGTGGATAAGAAtgattatgtttattttgttagGAATGTAGTATTGTGGTTGTGTGGTTTGGTGTTAAGTGTTCATTTTAGTAGGAACATTGTGTTAATTGTTTAGTGAATTGAAATTCGGGGAAAATAAAAGAATTAGGGAAAAATATTATGTCttgttatatatttgtattcatGGAGTTGGTGAAAAAATGCAAATGGATGAATTACTAGGAATGGTGGTATAGTATGTTATGGTTTGGATATTTGAAGTGTAAgcatagtgtgtgtgtgtagttTTGTGCGTGTTAAGTTGTGTGGCAATGTAGACAATGTATAGTTGAGGACGAGCGTTGGACGTAGAGATGTTTTTTAGGTTTAATTGTGTTTGTGAGTTGATGGTTTTTTTTGGAAGGTAGTTGACACGGATTCGGATGGTATGGTAATTTACGGGtcattatttgtttttcttgtttaaGGTTGCTTGTAATATGAGAAAGTGTGGATGTAATGTGTGTGCTATCTGGTATTTAGGAAAAATAAGTAGATGTAAAGTGTACTACTATGTCCTAAATATAGTCCATATGTAGTTTTATATTTAGGGTGATGATATAAGGTGATTTCAATTTTCTGTTTTGATGAGTGATTGctagttttattattataggTTGTCTATGACATGATTTTCGTATGCTCTGTCAGTATCTATATAAAAAGAAATGGTGCAacttgaaacatatatattCAGGAGCAGAGCCGTGTAGTAACCTGGGTTCCCTTCAGCTCACcctaaaattgaaataaaaatattcattttgcATCACTGTTATCATGGAATTTCAATGACTGAATTGGTTAATTGCATTATCTTATTTGAATCTCTCTGCTTATAGCGGATAGCCTTTTTTGAAAAGCATGGTATCTCTTAACTACTAAAAATTATTACTGTTGGTGGTTCGAGATCTAATACCAACACAATTTATGGTGTACCCTCCAATAAAATTTCTGCCTACTCTGCTGTTTATAGTACAACTGTGTATGGCACGTATAAGATTATGTTTTCGAACACCCTGCAATAAAATTTCTGCCTCCTCTGCTGTTTATAGTACAACTGTATATGGCATGTATAAGATTATGTTTTCAAACATCTATTAGTGCATACGTATATGCTAATATGTGAGCATATAGATACACGCGTTACCTATATTTCTTTTTCACCAGACCTTTAGACATTTTAAGGCCTACGAAAACTGGGACTTGGTTCTGTTTTGCATGAGTAGAGATATCTAACAACCTGACGCTTTTTTCCATGCTTTGTTAATCTACACCGCATGTAATACATGCACACACATACGACACAACAACCAGAAATCTTTTGTGACTAGTGGATATATTCCAATTCTTAACATAGATTGAATTGGGTAAAAATAGAAAGTGGAAGAAATCACCAGAAGGTGCCAGGTAGAAAAAAACTCGAAGACTTCATCTGGAGTccaatattaagaaaatttcaTAGTGAATTACGATTTCCTGTAATAGCTCAGTGGTCAAATTATTATTGATATTTCTATCCCTAACTTTCTTACTACCTTCACCAAGCATGACTGGTTAACTTGGTATAACAGAAGAGGCAAAACTGGTTATGTATTCACTTGGCAGTGACTTTTTCAGTTGGGTTCTCTCTTTACCTTCTGTGAAAGCTTCCTTAAAGAGTTGAACCTTTAGTAGTTGTATTCAAAACATTCTCCTCTCCATGAGAACTTGACCAAAAGAAAAAACATTTTGGAAACCTTGGTTTTTAGGAACCTAGACCCCACATCTCACATGTAAAAGCAGGGTAATAGGTTTGTTGGATAATTGATACTTGCTGAACTGGAACACCCTTTAATGATCAGTCTTGCGGCTTGGATTGACATAAACTGGCTTCTTCTCCTAGTTGACTTGTTCACGGTATAGACCTCTTCCCTAGTgtcttttttaaaattgaaacacAGCATGGACAGCACTACCAAGGTGATTTCTTAGTTCATATGTTACAGAGGCATTCTCGATCATTACTAAAGGTTCATA
This genomic window from Daucus carota subsp. sativus chromosome 7, DH1 v3.0, whole genome shotgun sequence contains:
- the LOC108194334 gene encoding nucleoside diphosphate kinase 1 gives rise to the protein MEQTYIMIKPDGVQRGLVGEIIGRFERRGFILKGMKLLTVDKSLAEKHYADLSTKPFFQKLVNYIVSGPVVAMVWEGKNVVTTGRKLIGATNPCESAPGTIRGDFAIDMGRNVIHGSDAVESAKKEIALWFPEGIAEWQSCIRSWVYE